The nucleotide window TTTGGGGTTATTTGTTTGGTTGATGGTTGATAGGTTTATTCGTGAGTTTGGTTCTTTGGAGAAGGATGATTTTAGGGTGTTGCGTGGTGTTGAGGAGGGGATGAAGACTAGGGATTGGGTTCCTGTTAGGGATGTTTCTGTTTTTAGTGGTTTGCCTGTGGATGAGGTTGAGTTTCGTTTGGGTAGGGTTGGTGGTTTGGGTTTGGTTGAGCGTAGAGGTATGGATCGGGTTCGTTTTCGTTTGAGTTATAATGGTTATGATGTTTTGGCTTTGAATGTTTTTGTTAGTCGTGGTGTTGTTGATTCGTTGGGTGGTGAGTTGGGGGTTGGTAAGGAGGCTGAGGTCTATAGTGCTTTGATTGATGGTGAGGAGGTTGTTTTAAAGTTCCATCGTGAGGGCAAGGTTAGTTTTAGAGATATAAGGCGTTCTAGAGATTATTTAGGAGATAGAGAGCATTATAGTAAACTTTATATCGCGAAGTTAGCTGCTCAAAGAGAGTATAAATATCTAGATCGGTTGTTTGGTGAGGTGAGGGTTCCGGAGCCAATTAGTTGGAACCGTCATTTAATTGCAATGGAGAAGTTGGAGGGCCGGGAACTAAGTCGTGTTAAATTGGATAACGACCCCCAGTTTATTTTAGAGATAATTTATGAAGAGATTGAGAAAGCATATGACCTTGGGGTTGTTCATGGAGATTTAAGTGAATTCAACATCCATATTGCTGAAGATGATTTAAGAATCATCGACTGGCCTCAAGCCGTTCAAACCACCCACCCTGAAGCAGATAACTACCTAAAAAGAGATATAAAGAACATAACAAAATATTTTGAAAAAAAATACCAAATAAAAAAAGATCCAGAAGAAATCTATAAATCAATTACAAACCAAAAATAAAAATAAAGGTATGTTAGGGTCGATTGATTATTAATCTGAATAGTTATTTTGGTGAATTATCATATATAGTGAATTATGATTTTGGTGGTTTGGGTTTGTGGTTGATTAGTTTGTTTGGTTTTGGGTTGGGTTGTTGTGGTTAGGCGTAAGTATTTGTTTGTTGGTGTGGATCCTGGTACTACGACTGGTATTGGTGTGTTGGATTTGGATGGAGAGTTGGTTGAGGTTTGTTCTGCTCGTGATTTGAGTTTTAATGATGTTGTTGAGTTTGTTGTTGATTTAGGTAATGTCGTTGTTGTTGCTACTGATGTTTCTCCAGCTCCTGATTTTGTTGAACAATTAAGTACTGTTTTAGATGCTGTTTTATGGGTCCCTGACTCCAGTTTAAAACAAGAAGTTAAAAGGGATTTGGTTAGAGAGTATAGTTGTAGTGATAAACATCAGGTTGACGCTCTTGCTGCAGCTATCAAAGCTTATAAAACTATGAAATCTAAATTGCAGCGAGTTGAAAGTAATATCCCCAGTGACATTAACGAGCGAAAAGCAAAACGACTAGTATTAAAGGGAAATAGTTTACGTGAAGCAATAGATGAACTAAGAGAACCAAAACAAGAGGATAAAAGGGAAAAGGAACAGGAGTTTGACCCTGAGGTCAATCAACGTATCCGGGGTTTGGAGAAAAAGGTCCGGGAATTGCAGGAAACCTGTAGAAAACTACGTAGAGAAAAAGAAAATAAAGAAAAAGAAATCACCGAACTAAAAAGCGAGTTAGCCCGCATCAAAAGCAAACGATTTCTACACGCAATAACCTCCAGAGAAGTAGAAGACAAAAAAGAAAAAATAAACAGTTTAGAACGAGAACTAAAAGAAGAAAAACAAAGAGTCCAATGGCTAAAAAACAAACTACAAGACGCAGAAGAAATCGATGAAGTCAGAAACAAAGAAAACATAACCGTAATGAAAAAACTCCCCTCATTCACAATGAAAAAAATCAAAGAACTCGAACAAGGAATCGGAATAAACAAAGGAGACATAATCTACATCAAAGACCCAAGCGGCGGAGGAAGCACAAACGCAGAACGCCTATCCAAAGTAAAAGCAATCGCACACAAAGGAAAACTATCACACCCAGCCAAACAAAAATTCCAAGAAAAAGAAACACCAATAATAAAAACCAACCAAATCAAAGACCACGGAAACTACGTAACAGCACCAAAAAAACACATAAACCAAAAAATCCAGAAAGCCAAAAAACAAATACAACAACAAAAGAAAAAACAACTAGAATCACTAAAAGAAAAATACGGACACGACAAAGACATAGAACTCTAAACACAAAAAACCAAAAACCCCTACTATCTAGAAAACCCAAAAAAATCTAGAAAGCAAGAAAATAGAAATATCCCGATTCCCAAAAAAATGGTTTTTTAACTAATATTCTGAAGACTATCAATTAAAACAAGAATAAACAACAATAGTTAGGTAGGGAGAGTGGGGCGGGAAAAGTAATTTCTTGGTGAAGGTTGATTTTGTTTTGTGTATATAGTTTAGTGGTTTTGGTATTTTTGGATAGGATTGTATTGTGTGGTTCGCTGGATTTTACTAGGGAGATTGGGAAGGTTAGGCGTAGTCTTGAGAGGTTGGGTTTGGAGGTTGTTGTTCCTAAGACTTCTGAGATGATTTTAGATGGGGATGTATCGCTTGAACGTATTTTGCATGAAAAAGAGAGTGGTGAAATCGTTGATAGGGCTCGTAAACTTGATCCTTTAACTTATTATTTTAATGAAATTAAAGAGTCGGACGCTATATTGGTTTTGAACTTAACTAAAGATGGTGTGGAAGGTTATATTGGTGGGAATGTGTTAATAGAGATGGGTTATGCCCACGCCTTAAACAAACCTATCTACCTATGGAACTCAATACCAAACCTACCCTATAAAGATGAGATAGAGGTAATGAATCCAGAGGTCATCAATAAGGATCTCTCCAAACTAAAAACCATACTTGAATAACTTTTTTCTATTAAATTTAATTTTTAGTTTTTTTGGGTTTTGGTGGTTTTGGGGTTGTTTTTTCCTAAAATTTTATAGTTGTATTCTATCAATGGTATTGTTGATGATTGAAGTTGACAATGAGCTCTGTGGACATTGTAGTGCTTGTGTCGGTGTTTGTCCGGAGAACGCTCTCGACTTAGTGGGGTATAAGGTCGAGGTTGTTGGTGAGTGTATCGATTGTGGTAATTGTGAGGATACTTGTCCCCTTGGTGCTATTGTGGGGGGTGTGTGAGTTTGTATGATGTAGTTGTTGTTGGTGGTGGTCCTGCTGGGGCTTCTGCTGCGCGTTATTCTTCTGAACTTGGTTTGGATACTCTTTTGGTTGAGAAGCGTCAGGAAGTTGGGACTCCGGTTCGTTGTGCTGAGGGTGTTGGTAAGAGGGTTGAAGATTTTATTGATGTTGATGAGAAGTTTCTTTCTAAAGAGGTTGTTGGAGCCCGGATACATTCACCAGAAGGTCGTTATCTTGAGATGAGTGATGAGGATGCTGGTGATGAGGTTGGGTATATTCTTGAGAGAAAGATTTTCGATCGAGAGTTGTTTAAGTTAGCTGGAATGGCTGGAGCGGAAACTAGGTTAAGGACCAGGGCAACCAACCTAACTAGAGAGAATGGTGTTGTTGAAGTAGATTTACAGCGAAATGGTGATTTAGAGACAGTTCGCTCTAAAATCGTAGTTGGTGCAGATGGTGTTGAATCCCGTATCGGCCGGTTTGCAGGTATTCCAACCAACCTAAAGCTCGAGGATATACAGAGCTGTGCACAATACTTGATTACCGATATAGATGTTGACCTGGATTACACACATTTCTATGTAGGTACAGATGTAGCGCCAGGTGGTTATGCATGGATATTCCCAAAAGGCAACAACAAAGCAAACGTAGGATTAGGAGTATCCCCGGCAATAACAGATAAACGGGCCAGCCAACACCTAGATGAATTTATTCAAAACAATCCTGAGTTAAGCCAGGGCAGTATAATAGAAGAGGTATATGGTGGAGTACCCGTATCCGCACCACTCAAAGAACTTACCAGTGACAACGTAATGTTGGTTGGAGATGCAGCACGCCAAGTAAACCCAATAACCGGTGGAGGAATCATCAATGGAATGGAAGCCGGTAAAATGGCAGCAGAAACCGCAGAAAAAGCAATAAACAACGAAAACACAACAAAACAAGGCCTAAAACAATACGAACAAAAAAGACAAAAAATAGCCAAAGAAAACCAAAAATACTATAAATTCAAAGAAATCTTCCAAGAACTCGAAAACCAAAAATTCAATAGCCTAATAAAATCACTAGAAAACGTCAACATAGACGAACTCTCAGTAGCAGGTCTCGTCACAAAAATAGCAGTCAAAAACCCCTGGGTAAAAGACAAAATACAACAAATACTAAAAACACCCTAACCACCCCTCACTCACTTCTTATTTTTTTTGTTTTTCATTGTTATTGGTTTTATTTTCTGTAGGGAGTTTTTTTGTGATTTGAGCCTCTCTTTTTTTGGGAGAGGAGGGTTTTTATGTTGGTTGTTGGAGTTGATGAAGCTGGTAAGGGCCCAGTAATAGGGCCGTTGGTTGTGGCCGCAGTTATAGTGGAAAGTAGTGGGAACTATCGGGAAACACCTAATGACTTTAGTGGTTTGGGTCTTAGGGATTCTAAGAAAATCGATAAAAGGGTTCGAGATTCGATGGAACGGAAAATTAAAGAAAAATCCATTGATTATAATGTTGTTTCTGTAACTGCTGAACAGATCGATGAGTTGCGGCGTGTGATGACTATGAACGACATTATGGTTAAGGCTTTTACAAAAGCCCTTAAACCAATAGATTTTGATGTTGCGTTGTTGGATGCTGCGGATGTAAATGAGGATAGGTTTGCAGATAAAATCCAGAGAGAGTTGGATAGCGATAAGGAGTTTATATCGAAACATGGAGCAGATGATATATATCCGGTTGTCTCTGCAGCCTCAATTCTAGCTAAGGTTCAGAGAGACCGGGAAATAAAAAAACTAGAAAAAAAGACGGGTCGGGTGATTGGTACTGGATATCCACATGACAAACGCACAATCAGGTATATCGAAAACCACCTAAAAAAGACAGGAGATCTACCACCTAACACTAGGAGGTCATGGAAAACAGCTACCCGCTTGCTCAAGAAATACAAACAAAAAAACCTAAGTGATTATGATGACTGAATTACCAATTCTTGATAACCATATGCATTTAAGGCCTGATGGAAAGGGAGTTGAAGCTGTAAAGGAGTTTGAACGAGCAGGTGGAACGCACATAATGCATGTATCACTTCCATCATGGAACTACAACATCGACCCCCGTCAAACTGGGTATGAACCGGCATACGAAAAAGCAATCCAATTAACAAATAAAGCTATGCAAGAAACAGACATCCAAGTATATAATGTTCTTGGCGTACATCCAGCAGAACTAACCAAATGGATTGGAATGGGAATGACCCTTGAGGAAGCGAGTGAGATGATGAAACAAGGAATCACAACGGCTAGAAAGTACGTGGAAGAAAACAAAGCAATAGCCATAGGCGAGGTCGGAAGACCGCACTACGACGTAAAACCCCAGATCATGGAGGAATCAAACAAAATAATGAAACATGCATTTAACCAAGCAGCAGACATAGACTGTCCAGTACAACTACACACCGAATCCATGAACCAACAAAAAACCAAACAACTCCAAAAAACCATAAAACAAACCAAACTACCAGAAAACAAAGTAATACA belongs to Methanonatronarchaeum sp. AMET-Sl and includes:
- a CDS encoding RIO1 family regulatory kinase/ATPase; this translates as MVDRFIREFGSLEKDDFRVLRGVEEGMKTRDWVPVRDVSVFSGLPVDEVEFRLGRVGGLGLVERRGMDRVRFRLSYNGYDVLALNVFVSRGVVDSLGGELGVGKEAEVYSALIDGEEVVLKFHREGKVSFRDIRRSRDYLGDREHYSKLYIAKLAAQREYKYLDRLFGEVRVPEPISWNRHLIAMEKLEGRELSRVKLDNDPQFILEIIYEEIEKAYDLGVVHGDLSEFNIHIAEDDLRIIDWPQAVQTTHPEADNYLKRDIKNITKYFEKKYQIKKDPEEIYKSITNQK
- a CDS encoding DUF460 domain-containing protein — its product is MVLGWVVVVRRKYLFVGVDPGTTTGIGVLDLDGELVEVCSARDLSFNDVVEFVVDLGNVVVVATDVSPAPDFVEQLSTVLDAVLWVPDSSLKQEVKRDLVREYSCSDKHQVDALAAAIKAYKTMKSKLQRVESNIPSDINERKAKRLVLKGNSLREAIDELREPKQEDKREKEQEFDPEVNQRIRGLEKKVRELQETCRKLRREKENKEKEITELKSELARIKSKRFLHAITSREVEDKKEKINSLERELKEEKQRVQWLKNKLQDAEEIDEVRNKENITVMKKLPSFTMKKIKELEQGIGINKGDIIYIKDPSGGGSTNAERLSKVKAIAHKGKLSHPAKQKFQEKETPIIKTNQIKDHGNYVTAPKKHINQKIQKAKKQIQQQKKKQLESLKEKYGHDKDIEL
- a CDS encoding 4Fe-4S binding protein; amino-acid sequence: MIEVDNELCGHCSACVGVCPENALDLVGYKVEVVGECIDCGNCEDTCPLGAIVGGV
- a CDS encoding NAD(P)/FAD-dependent oxidoreductase, translated to MSLYDVVVVGGGPAGASAARYSSELGLDTLLVEKRQEVGTPVRCAEGVGKRVEDFIDVDEKFLSKEVVGARIHSPEGRYLEMSDEDAGDEVGYILERKIFDRELFKLAGMAGAETRLRTRATNLTRENGVVEVDLQRNGDLETVRSKIVVGADGVESRIGRFAGIPTNLKLEDIQSCAQYLITDIDVDLDYTHFYVGTDVAPGGYAWIFPKGNNKANVGLGVSPAITDKRASQHLDEFIQNNPELSQGSIIEEVYGGVPVSAPLKELTSDNVMLVGDAARQVNPITGGGIINGMEAGKMAAETAEKAINNENTTKQGLKQYEQKRQKIAKENQKYYKFKEIFQELENQKFNSLIKSLENVNIDELSVAGLVTKIAVKNPWVKDKIQQILKTP
- the rnhB gene encoding ribonuclease HII — translated: MLVVGVDEAGKGPVIGPLVVAAVIVESSGNYRETPNDFSGLGLRDSKKIDKRVRDSMERKIKEKSIDYNVVSVTAEQIDELRRVMTMNDIMVKAFTKALKPIDFDVALLDAADVNEDRFADKIQRELDSDKEFISKHGADDIYPVVSAASILAKVQRDREIKKLEKKTGRVIGTGYPHDKRTIRYIENHLKKTGDLPPNTRRSWKTATRLLKKYKQKNLSDYDD
- a CDS encoding TatD family hydrolase, translated to MTELPILDNHMHLRPDGKGVEAVKEFERAGGTHIMHVSLPSWNYNIDPRQTGYEPAYEKAIQLTNKAMQETDIQVYNVLGVHPAELTKWIGMGMTLEEASEMMKQGITTARKYVEENKAIAIGEVGRPHYDVKPQIMEESNKIMKHAFNQAADIDCPVQLHTESMNQQKTKQLQKTIKQTKLPENKVIQHFANPNQHQKPDNQITPSIVAFKDNLKKALKNKQNFMMETDYIDDPERPGAVLGPKTIPKRTRWLQNHTTKQKLLQIHKHTPEKIYNIQIKP